The Mytilus galloprovincialis chromosome 7, xbMytGall1.hap1.1, whole genome shotgun sequence genome has a window encoding:
- the LOC143081567 gene encoding uncharacterized protein LOC143081567, whose amino-acid sequence MNDSCFIQMTPSTTLSDVIAATIHDIPVDDDSNSSLEQYLDYSQTTTQDGPTTQDGPTHSDYPSATQSSYQTPIKANGKPALTIQTPGHYFSPAGDSRFNDSLSGLLGSPPPDSPLARNPFFSDLQAVLANDCKASNSLSECLLTTMTTQPHQDVFIREQNLQLRFNTLQGCFPEDIRQLSNFYRYQAAIVETERFRHVQPTNYPDHYKKSLNNHYDSQLHQIMDRVERSLSLLEESTHMKPVVSSVNCIKQRPLLSKKAVRHMEDWYDQHLEHPYPNNIVIDQLAVKGNIQVEQVKKWFANKRNRNNNTRTLTEIARKKRKLAMQHSC is encoded by the coding sequence ATGAATGATTCATGCTTTATCCAGATGACACCATCTACTACATTGTCAGATGTCATAGCTGCTACTATCCATGATATACCAGTTGATGATGACTCCAACAGCAGTCTAGAACAGTACCTAGACTACAGCCAAACTACTACTCAAGATGGTCCTACTACTCAAGATGGTCCAACACACTCAGACTACCCATCAGCTACTCAGTCATCATACCAAACACCAATCAAGGCCAATGGAAAGCCAGCACTGACTATACAGACACCAGGCCACTACTTCAGTCCTGCAGGAGACAGTCGTTTTAACGACTCTTTGTCAGGTCTCCTTGGTTCACCACCACCAGACAGTCCACTAGCCAGGAATCCATTCTTCAGTGACCTTCAGGCAGTCCTAGCTAATGACTGCAAGGCCAGCAACTCTCTGTCAGAATGCCTACTCACTACCATGACAACTCAACCACATCAAGATGTATTCATCAGAGAGCAGAATCTTCAACTCAGATTCAACACTCTTCAAGGGTGCTTCCCAGAGGACATCAGACAGCTGTCTAACTTCTACCGTTACCAAGCAGCCATTGTTGAGACTGAAAGATTTCGTCATGTTCAGCCAACCAACTACCCAGATCACTACAAGAAATCACTCAACAACCACTACGACAGTCAACTTCATCAGATCATGGACCGTGTGGAGAGAAGTCTGTCACTACTTGAAGAATCCACTCACATGAAACCAGTAGTATCATCAGTCAACTGCATCAAACAACGCCCACTACTCTCAAAGAAAGCAGTACGTCACATGGAAGACTGGTATGACCAACATCTAGAACATCCATATCCTAACAACATCGTCATCGACCAGCTGGCAGTCAAGGGTAACATTCAGGTCGAACAGGTCAAGAAATGGTTTGCCAACAAACGCAACAGAAACAACAACACTCGTACACTCACAGAGATTGCCAGAAAGAAGCGTAAACTTGCCATGCAGCATTCTTGTTAA